The following proteins are co-located in the Oceanimonas sp. GK1 genome:
- a CDS encoding DUF3461 family protein, translating into MSQAYPTLAAMGIEDTGAISRFRLGESDTHKVLKIWFERGPDSCLPASLKFHFPRVINREVAQTLDSAIEELEQLLGRESSRERLLLELGRFERVMNDKMAELRRRMSRLAG; encoded by the coding sequence ATGAGTCAGGCTTACCCCACGCTCGCCGCCATGGGCATTGAAGACACCGGTGCCATCAGCCGTTTTCGCCTGGGTGAGAGCGACACCCACAAGGTGCTCAAGATCTGGTTCGAACGCGGCCCGGACTCCTGCCTGCCCGCCAGCCTCAAGTTTCATTTTCCCCGGGTTATCAACCGGGAAGTGGCCCAGACCCTGGACAGCGCCATTGAAGAGCTGGAGCAGTTGCTGGGCCGGGAAAGCTCCCGGGAGCGGCTGCTGCTGGAGCTGGGGCGTTTTGAGCGGGTGATGAACGACAAGATGGCCGAGCTGCGCCGGCGCATGAGCCGGTTGGCGGGGTGA
- a CDS encoding aldehyde dehydrogenase family protein: MTFVSFDPGTGRVLAHHAGMSATRLEQSLALAHEATQEWQQVAPAERAALLFRLASTLSAERDRLARELCLETGSLLADCLQEVERCAEECAYFAAHGQAMLPSARSQHGQLPLGLMLALTAGPAPLWQCFRLLVPALMAGNGLLLKPAEHLSRLVDVLARLLARAEVPEGLVTPLRISKEQVAGLVADPRIAGLAYSGERKGGAAMAALAGAQLKPVRLELARADVQLVLDDAELEPAVESVLNSCFRYRASWRQSEGGVLITPALADAFLERLTARLTGLRTGRPDEPGVALGPLAKSGQREWLERQLREAERRGGRIRCGGYLPDEEGWHYPPTLIEGTDPAMTLFPAWPAGPFCGVLRVPDEAAMLALCRQLSADGMAAIWTQDRSRGERLARALPFDLCRVNPDPYHGRHWPPDADPARRPALKEFCRGKTVLVSV, translated from the coding sequence ATGACCTTTGTTTCCTTTGATCCCGGTACCGGTCGGGTACTGGCCCACCATGCCGGTATGAGCGCAACCCGGCTGGAGCAGAGTCTGGCCCTGGCCCATGAGGCGACCCAGGAGTGGCAGCAGGTGGCCCCCGCTGAGCGCGCGGCCCTGCTGTTCCGGCTGGCCTCGACGCTGTCCGCCGAGCGCGACCGCCTGGCCCGGGAGCTCTGCCTGGAGACCGGCTCCCTGCTGGCCGATTGCCTGCAGGAGGTGGAACGCTGCGCCGAGGAATGCGCCTATTTTGCCGCCCATGGTCAGGCCATGCTGCCCTCGGCGCGCAGCCAGCATGGCCAGTTGCCGCTGGGGCTGATGCTGGCGCTCACCGCCGGCCCGGCGCCCCTGTGGCAATGCTTTCGCTTGCTGGTGCCGGCACTGATGGCCGGCAATGGCCTGCTGCTGAAGCCGGCGGAGCATTTGTCCCGTTTGGTGGATGTGCTGGCGCGGCTGCTGGCCCGGGCCGAGGTGCCGGAAGGGCTGGTGACGCCGCTGCGCATTAGCAAGGAGCAGGTGGCCGGCCTGGTGGCGGATCCGCGTATTGCGGGGCTGGCCTACAGCGGCGAGCGCAAGGGCGGGGCGGCCATGGCGGCCCTGGCGGGAGCCCAGCTCAAGCCGGTGCGGCTGGAGCTGGCCCGGGCGGATGTGCAACTGGTGCTGGATGATGCCGAGCTGGAGCCGGCGGTGGAGTCGGTGCTCAACAGCTGTTTTCGCTATCGGGCCAGCTGGCGCCAGAGCGAAGGCGGCGTGCTGATCACTCCCGCCCTGGCAGACGCCTTTCTGGAACGGCTGACCGCCCGGTTGACGGGGCTGCGCACCGGCCGGCCCGACGAGCCGGGAGTGGCGCTGGGGCCGCTGGCCAAGAGCGGTCAGCGGGAGTGGCTGGAGCGCCAGTTGCGCGAGGCCGAACGCCGGGGCGGGCGCATTCGCTGTGGCGGTTACCTGCCCGACGAGGAGGGCTGGCATTATCCGCCGACGCTGATTGAAGGCACGGACCCCGCCATGACGCTGTTTCCCGCCTGGCCCGCCGGCCCGTTTTGCGGCGTGCTGCGGGTACCGGATGAGGCGGCCATGTTGGCGCTGTGCCGGCAGCTGTCTGCCGACGGCATGGCAGCTATCTGGACGCAGGACCGAAGCCGGGGCGAGCGGCTGGCCCGGGCGCTGCCCTTTGACCTGTGCCGGGTCAATCCGGATCCTTATCACGGTCGGCACTGGCCGCCCGATGCAGACCCGGCCCGGCGTCCGGCGCTGAAGGAATTCTGCCGGGGCAAGACGGTGCTGGTATCGGTCTGA
- a CDS encoding DUF3461 family protein: MSQLYPTLAQMGITSFDNISRYQLRREGRADVLKIYYHRPKGSLLSRSKKFTFARPGSLGPVEFQKTEQWHSLEDTSPVLRQALLELHWLLGSEVKTDEATADTKQQLLADLEHMERVMQDKLDELRRQIEALK, translated from the coding sequence ATGAGCCAACTCTATCCGACCCTTGCCCAGATGGGTATTACCTCCTTTGACAACATCAGCCGTTACCAGCTCAGGCGTGAGGGCCGGGCGGACGTGCTCAAGATTTATTACCACAGGCCAAAGGGCTCGCTGCTGTCGCGCAGCAAGAAATTCACCTTTGCCCGCCCGGGGTCGTTGGGACCGGTGGAGTTTCAGAAAACCGAGCAGTGGCACAGTCTGGAAGACACCAGCCCGGTCCTGCGCCAGGCCTTGCTGGAGCTGCACTGGTTACTGGGCAGTGAGGTGAAAACAGATGAGGCCACCGCCGACACCAAACAGCAGTTGCTGGCGGATCTGGAGCACATGGAGCGGGTGATGCAGGACAAGCTGGACGAACTGCGCCGTCAGATAGAAGCGCTGAAGTAA